From the Telopea speciosissima isolate NSW1024214 ecotype Mountain lineage chromosome 9, Tspe_v1, whole genome shotgun sequence genome, the window aatcaaagtaggagtgctaataacagaaatagaaacaactagGAATGCACACTCCTAGTCAAACTAGGAGTGCTCCCCTTGTCTATTCTAATAGAGATCGACaaggggaaaaatacagaaataaaaggcaaattacagaataataaaaacagaaaataaagagggagaaagtggGAGACAAAGTGggaaaaaggaccagaatacccctacggtattctggcccatatattctAACAATAATTAACAAGTCATAGTGAACAATGTAAGAAAGAATGGAAATCCAATGGTAAGCACATTAAGATGAAAATATGACTTCATGAGCTAATGGAAATCctcaaaaaaagggggggaggacAAAACCTTTTATCTCCTTGTCCTTTGAAACTGTTCTCTCCTCCTCCACTGAAAAAGAGCTTTCAGATTGACCGTCCTGTATTGAGTAGTATGTGACAGCAAAGAGTTTGTTAAGCTCCACATAAAGGGAAAAAACTTAAGAATCCAAATTAAATTTCCCATACCAACTCAAAACAAATTTGATCCTGCATTTTTAATGATCTAATcatagtttaaaatctcgtttcgttttggtgtttcggtctgaccgaaatttccaagataccgaaatttcgtcgaaatatggtatttttctgtgggtgtaaaatgccaaaaataaccgagatttccaaaatttcctaaacgagatgaccgagatttccgaaatttccaaaacgagatgaccgaaatttccgataTTTcatcgaaatattcgaaatattgcattttttcaattcgatgttgcatttcgtttcgacttGACTGAGATACTCAAAATCTCGACCAAGACAAAATGAGTTTTACTACTATGATTCTAATGCACCAAGATACTTGAGTTGGTTATAtttaaagaaaccaaaaaatgttaccacccccaaaaaaaaaaaaaagcagaaacAGTTATGGAAAAGTTATTCCAATTAACAGTAAGTCCACTTAGATTTAACGGGAGCATTTACTACACAAACACAACAATAACTCAGTACTTCTAGTATCaagatgggaaaaaaaaagagacgttAGAAATCGAAAACAATCCATATAATAGATAAATCTTCATTAAGAACAAAGAAACTGGAAGTGATACATAAGAAGCTGAACATAACATCAAAAGCAGCCAGTGTAGGTGTACTATAAAACAAAACAAGTTGACAAACATTAGAACCCACCAGAAAAAGAATAATTGAGAGCATTTAGAAAAGAAACCACCAACTACTCAGATGTGGACAGGTTCTCTGCATTAAGTATTTTAGATGATTCAGCAGGGTTTACTCAGAAAGGGAAATATGGTCTTTAGATCAATGAGGTAAGACTATAAGGGAAGGATTAATCCACAATGTGCATTATGAGAAGTCTCAGTTGAAGATCAGGACATCATGTCCAGCACAGAGGTGCCATATCTCATTGGTCACTAAAATGCAGGAGAGTTTGACAAGAGAAAAACCTTTGTCAAACCTATCAAACCCTTTGTAGGGGAGCTCCAGATAGGATCTGAAGACCACTAGCTGACTATCATACTTCAAATTTTAAATGGCAATTCAAATTCAGATCAGCTGGGATTGACCAATTTACATAAATGCCAGCCGATCCAGTAAAATAAAACATCAACATTCCAGTGGACAGCATGAACCACTGTTTATTACAGATGTGATCAGTTCCATATAATCCTGAGCTATCTGGACTAGGATCAGGTAAGCCTTCAAACCAAGCtcacaaaaatacaagattaaAGAAACCCAACTATTAACTTATGATAGGTATTCTAACTAACTCACTCTTGTGAGCATGGTTCGAAGGCTTACTATAGTAATTACTATGttccctagttttttttttttttttttttttttatgggaacagaaaatatatattaaactaAAGATAAAAGAGTTTGTAAAATATTGTTTGAGAGCATTATCTGCTCTTGGTTGATACATACATAATTCGTCAAAACATTAAGGGTAAGGATTAAAACAGAGGGAAAACAAAGACACTGAACTTAACACCCAAGATAAGCTCTTTGGGCAACTCTCTTTCCTGATATTCAAATACAGCTGACCACGAGATTTAGTGTGTTAGGGAAAAGCAACTTACCCAGAACATTCAATGGATGGAACAAACGAAAGAcagaacttaaaaaaaaaaacaaaaaaataaaataaaataaaaaaaggaaaaggaactcAATATATAAAGGGTCCAGTTTCTCTCAACACGTCTCAGAAAAAAAGGGTGCCACATGGCAGGCCAGATGGGGCTGAAATTGTGGACTGGTAGGCCCCAAAGATCCCCTGCTGACAAGCTGAGCTTCAGCTTAAAAGGAGTTAGCCAACTGGCAAACCCAAGCATTGAAAAATTTAAGGCTCGGACTACTGCAGGATGCATGGAAAGATCTACCTTTGATGCCTGATTGATAGAGCGTTGGTGATGAACGAAGTTGATGATCCCTTCATGAACagatcttttcttcttcatgacaTCAACCCATTGGCTGGCAGGACCCTGCAAATTCATATgataattttaatataaatcagtggcagggaaaaataaaaaaataagataaagatCCCACATAAGCCTGCAATTAAGAGAATAATCCTATATAAAATTATTGAAGGGAGAAAAGAATGCCTTCAAGAAAATTATCAGCAAAAAAGGGAGCCCACATCATTGGGGGCTGGAAACTCCACACAGACCAAGGTTTATACATGTGGTGAGATGAGAACATGAGCTTTCACCCATTTGTACGTACATTATTCATTTCCTTCTAATGTGGGACCAAAGTATATATAACTATGTACTGCTTTCAGATTCTGGAAGCCTATTTCAGAGCAATTTAATATGGTTATCTAATGTTTATTATTGCACTGGTTAGGCATGCTAACATTTTGAGCATCAATCATGGAACTAAATTATTGTCTTCACAATTTCCATGAAAAAGTACTTGGCTTTAGTTCACCCCCTCATAAAGTTTGCATAACCATGCTCCACTCTAAAATTTATGCCTTTTTGCTTGGCAGCTTGGTATATGACACTCATTATAGATCATCCTGTGTATGGGAAACACTTCTTAATAACTTGCTACCTTTTACTTTGGTTGGACATGTGGAAGGAAATACAGAAGCATCACTTCTTGATATCTTTCaaaggggttaaggtgttaACACAATTTCTATGACACAGTCTGAAACAAATCGAATTAAGTTTTCTAAAATATAGAGTATAGACTTAAATAAAGAGACACCAAACCCTATGAAGTCATCTCTTCATTAAATATATATGTTGAGGAGTAAATTTGACGCACAATTTTGTATCTGAAAGTGTTTTAGAAGATTTACTATGTTGGTTATCATTAGTTCTAGGTATGTTACAAATAAACTAGTAAAGGGGAAATTCAAATCATTGGTATAAACAACGGAAAAATTGTGTCCTAGATGATATATTCAAAGTCACTTAAATGGATCAGATATGCAAGGTTCAGGAATTTCAGTTACTTTTCATATAAATAAAGTTTTATATTATTTTCCAATCCCAAGAAACAAAGGCATACTACAAAGCCTTTATTTGGAACATTAAGGGTTATTTGGCCACAAGAATAGGGGAGATGCCTTGATACAAGACTGGTTTAGCATGATCAATGGTGAGAAACTAGAATAGttatctacatgtctaatataatctttccttttatttctttttcttcttcttcttttagagGGGGATGAATCTCTCCTAAAATCGGTTAACTTCAGATATGGTTGAAGTAATCAATAAAGCTTGAAGTCTTGAAGATGCATGATGCATCTATTGTTTCATTagtaataatactatgaatcaAAAAGCAAAAGAGTTAAAGTATGTACCAGAAACAGCTATATAAGCCAAAAGCAAATACGCAACTATAGATGAGcatcaaataaataagaaacCATCCAAAGCATCTCAAGGTACAAGAAACCTTATGAAGAAAATTACTTGTAGGTGTTTCGATTTAGCAGCTTCACCTTCTGCTTCCAAAATGGTCTGCTTTGGTCTAGTGCACACCACCGATCAAATAATCATACATTAGCTctaaaacttttatttttttaaaaaaacccggAAGCAGACATAACATTACCAAAAAAGACTTAGATAAGAAAAGCATAATTTAGAAGAGAATGCATATTAATTCAGGCTGCAAAAAAGACCATCCAGATATTTAGCTGACAGAGCACTCACCTGAAGTTTTCAAGCGTTCAGAGAAGGCCAGCGCTGTCAACTCACTGCCTCctaaaacatttttaaaaattggatGCAGTCCTTCACGAGGCAGAACCTTCGCTCTTCTAATGGACTCCTTTGAGGGTAAGGGCTTTGTCTTTGAATACAAGCGAAATGCATTATTACAAGTTTTTTGCAAAGTAACCAGTTCTGTGCATGAATCAATAACTTCCCGAACTCTATCCGAAACAAGATCTATAACTGTCTGGGAAAAACGCCCATAAACTGTTTCGCCATTTGCAACTGCTTGGTCAATTTTAGATAATACTCTATCTATGTCTTGAAGAACCTCCTCCTCAGTAGGAGCAGGTCTAACTGGCTTTGAGAGGAACAGATGAAGATCTAAAAGGTAAGGCAAATCTTCTGATGTGACAAAAGAGAACGCCATCCCAGTCCGACCTGCTCGAGCAGCCCGGCCCACTCTATGGATAAAAAGTTTAGGTTTTGAAGAAAAGTCCCAGTTGATAACATTATCAAGCAATGGGATATCAATACCTCTGGCCGCAACATCTGTCACAATTAGAAACATTGTCTTTCTTGCCCTAAACTTTGATATATGAATCTTTCGAGCATCTTGATCCATATCACCATAACATACAGAAGGCTCAATACCCTCTTCTCTAAAAAGAATATTCAGAAACTCCACATGATGCTTTgtagaaacaaaaatcaaagtcTGCTGATCAGAACTGATATGTTCCCTAATCAAATACAAGAGTGCAGCCGCTTTTTCTTCCTGCCGTAAAGTGAAAAAAGCAAGCTTCAGGTCAGGGCTAATTCTTGTCTCTAAATCAAGCCGTACAAGTTGAGGATCTCGCAATCCCGCTTTGGCAAACTCAGCAAGAGCGCTAGGTAATGTTGCACTGAAAAGCAATGTCTGACGGGTTTCACTCAGCTGTCCAAGGATTTTATGCAACTGCTCAGCAAAGCCCATGCCAA encodes:
- the LOC122640563 gene encoding putative DEAD-box ATP-dependent RNA helicase 29, with the protein product MAEEENINVSSKAELKRREKQKKKAKSGGFESLGLSHNVFRGIKRKGYRVPTPIQRKTMPLILAGADVVAMARTGSGKTAAFLVPMLERLKQHVPQGGVRALILSPTRDLALQTLKFTKELGRFTDLRISLLVGGDSMESQFEELALNPDIIIATPGRLMHHLSEVDDMSLRIVEYVVFDEADSLFGMGFAEQLHKILGQLSETRQTLLFSATLPSALAEFAKAGLRDPQLVRLDLETRISPDLKLAFFTLRQEEKAAALLYLIREHISSDQQTLIFVSTKHHVEFLNILFREEGIEPSVCYGDMDQDARKIHISKFRARKTMFLIVTDVAARGIDIPLLDNVINWDFSSKPKLFIHRVGRAARAGRTGMAFSFVTSEDLPYLLDLHLFLSKPVRPAPTEEEVLQDIDRVLSKIDQAVANGETVYGRFSQTVIDLVSDRVREVIDSCTELVTLQKTCNNAFRLYSKTKPLPSKESIRRAKVLPREGLHPIFKNVLGGSELTALAFSERLKTSRPKQTILEAEGEAAKSKHLQGPASQWVDVMKKKRSVHEGIINFVHHQRSINQASKDGQSESSFSVEEERTVSKDKEIKEDRCSKKKAKSFKDEEYYISLVPTNQHLEAGLSVRANQGFGSSRLESAVLDLVADDDSGMQKQKSVYHWDKRGKKYIKLNNGERVTASGKVKTEGGSKVKATKTGIYKKWKERSHKKISLKGMSTEPGSGEATGSTGDHRMQGYNRMFKGGKNHHSLPNAHVRSELKNPEQIRKERQKNASRMSHAKNKSAKGKKFGKNAKRKSKVRKL